The following proteins are co-located in the Doryrhamphus excisus isolate RoL2022-K1 chromosome 3, RoL_Dexc_1.0, whole genome shotgun sequence genome:
- the LOC131125613 gene encoding solute carrier family 12 member 6-like isoform X2 produces MASVRFTVTPTKAEDLPGLPDTSPEISSRSGTHVRFGSRESVSRSEPPSDASGGVTTAAGGGGTETPDHVNMEQGDGNSKIASVYINNSHGVDDDDFYDRNLALFEEEMDTRPKVSSLLSRLANYTNLTQGAKEHEEAESIGEKKKASKSAPPQSPQMGTFMGVYLPCLQNIFGVILFLRLTWVVGTAGVLQGLCIVFICCCCTLLTAISMSAIATNGVVPAGGSYFMISRSLGPEFGGAVGLCFYLGTTFAGAMYILGAIEILLMYIAPDAAIFAAKGLEGEGAAMLNNMRVYGSVCLLLMSLLVFVGVKYVNKLASVFLACVIVSIVSIYVGALVSAFKPPNFPVCMLGNRTMNGHDLVDNQCAKTVLLPDEREDVNVTLPIEPNTTILLTFEPTLTPTSTVTEKTTYLWSRFCQSTELNATCDDYFSTNNFSRIKGIPGLASGIIADNLWSSYLSKGDVVEKSSLSSSRGAQSASTQQPYVFADITTSFTLLVGIFFPSVTGIMAGSNRSGDLKDAQRSIPIGTILAILTTSVVYLSSVLLFGACIEGVVLRDKFGDSVKGNLVVGTLAWPTPWVIVVGSFFSTCGAGLQSLTGAPRLLQAIAKDNIIPFLRVFGQGKANGEPTWALLLTALIAELGILIASLDLVAPILTMFFLMCYLFVNLACALQTLLRTPNWRPRFSYYHWSLSFLGMTICLALMFISSWYYAIIAMVIAGMIYKYIEYHGAEKEWGDGIRGLSLSAARYALLRLEEGPPHTKNWRPQLLVLLKLDEDAHVKSPRLLTFASQLKAGKGLTIVGTVVPGNFLQSYGEALAAEQTLKHLMDKERVKGFCQCIVAQKAREGISHMIQSSGLGGMKPNTVVMGWPHAWRQSEDPQSWKTFIHTVRVTTAAHLALLVPKNISLFPSNSEPCTDGYIDVWWIVHDGGMLMLLPFLLRQHKVWRKCGMRIFTVAQMEDNSIQMKKDLATFLYHLRIEAEVEVVEMHDSDISAYTYERTLMMEQRSQMLRQMRLSKSDRERERVRWSFDDVYLSPRYGGTGATKARTGNRQAQLVKDRNSMLRLTSIGSDEEDDTDAGERDRAVTGDGSSERHRRVQMTWTKEKTSQYRATHSGCSTPEGFRDMLSIRPDHSNVRRMHTAVKLNEVIVNKSHDARVVLLNMPGPPRNPDGDENYMEFLEVLTEGLERVLLVRGGGSEVITIYS; encoded by the exons GGGATGGAAATTCCAAAATCGCCAGTGTGTATATCAACAACAGCCATGGTGTGGATGATGACGACTTCTATGACCGGAACCTGGCCTTGTTTGAG gagGAGATGGACACCCGGCCAAAAGTCTCTTCTCTGCTCAGTAGGCTGGCCAACTACACCAACCTGACGCAGGGGGCCAAGGAACACGAGGAGGCTGAGAGCATTGGCGAGAAGAAGAAAGCCAGCAAG TCTGCCCCCCCGCAGTCGCCACAGATGGGCACCTTCATGGGCGTGTACCTGCCGTGCCTCCAGAACATCTTCGGCGTCATCTTGTTCCTGCGTCTGACCTGGGTGGTGGGGACTGCTGGTGTGCTGCAGGGCCTCTGCATTGTCTTCATCTGCTGTTGCTGC ACACTGCTGACCGCCATATCGATGAGCGCCATCGCAACTAACGGAGTGGTTCCAG CTGGTGGCTCCTACTTCATGATCAGCCGCTCTCTGGGTCCAGAGTTTGGGGGTGCGGTGGGCCTGTGTTTTTACCTGGGCACCACCTTTGCTGGAGCCATGTACATCCTCGGCGCCATTGAGATCCTACTG ATGTACATTGCTCCTGATGCGGCCATCTTTGCTGCCAAGGGGTTGGAGGGCGAGGGTGCCGCCATGCTGAATAACATGCGTGTCTATGGCTCCGTCTGCCTCCTCCTCATGTCCCTGCTGGTCTTTGTGGGTGTCAAGTACGTCAACAAGCTGGCCTCCGTCTTCTTGGCCTGCGTCATTGTCTCAATCGTCTCCATCTATGTCGGGGCACTCGTTTCCGCTTTCAAGCCGCCCAACTTCCC GGTGTGTATGCTCGGAAACAGAACCATGAACGGTCACGATCTTGTCGATAACCAGTGTGCCAAAACTGTCCTGCTGCCAGACGAGAGGGAGGATGTCAACGTTACACTTCCCATCG AACCCAACACCACCATCCTCTTGACTTTTGAACCCACCCTGACCCCCACATCCACTGTCACGGAGAAGACAACATACTTGTGGAGCCGCTTCTGCCAGAGCACAGAGCTCAACGCCACCTGTGACGATTACTTTAGCACCAACAACTTCTCCAGGATCAAAGGCATTCCCGGCCTGGCCAGCGGAATCATCGCAG ACAACTTGTGGAGCTCTTATCTCAGCAAAGGAGATGTAGTAGAGAAAAGCTCCTTGAGCTCTTCACGCGGGGCGCAATCGGCATCCACCCAGCAGCCGTACGTCTTTGCTGACATCACCACCTCCTTCACACTGCTGGTGGGAATCTTCTTCCCGTCCGTCACCG GAATCATGGCTGGTTCCAACCGGTCTGGGGACCTCAAAGATGCCCAGCGTTCCATACCCATCGGGACCATCCTTGCCATCCTCACCACCTCCGTTGTTT ACTTGAGTAGTGTTCTTTTGTTTGGCGCCTGCATTGAAGGTGTGGTTCTTCGAGACAA GTTCGGCGACTCGGTCAAAGGGAATCTGGTGGTAGGCACCCTCGCTTGGCCCACCCCCTGGGTCATTGTTGTGGGCTCCTTCTTCTCTACATGTGGCGCGGGCCTCCAGTCCCTGACGGGTGCTCCGAGACTTCTGCAGGCGATCGCCAAGGACAACATTATCCCCTTCCTTCGG GTATTTGGTCAGGGCAAAGCTAACGGTGAGCCCACGTGGGCGCTGCTCCTGACAGCTCTAATCGCTGAGCTGGGCATCCTCATTGCATCTCTGGATCTGGTGGCTCCCATCCTGACCAT GTTCTTCCTGATGTGCTATCTGTTTGTCAACCTGGCCTGTGCTCTCCAGACCCTCCTGAGGACGCCCAACTGGAGGCCACGCTTCTCCTACTACCACTG GAGCTTGTCGTTTTTGGGGATGACAATCTGCCTGGCGCTAATGTTCATCTCCTCGTGGTACTACGCAATCATTGCTATGGTGATCGCAGGCATGATCTACAAGTACATTGAGTATCACGG AGCAGAGAAAGAGTGGGGGGATGGGATCCGTGGCCTCTCGCTCAGTGCCGCTCGTTACGCCCTGCTTAGGTTGGAAGAAGGACCGCCGCACACAAAGAACTGGAG GCCTCAGCTGCTGGTCTTACTCAAGCTGGACGAAGATGCACACGTCAAGTCTCCTCGTCTGCTGACCTTTGCCAGCCAGCTGAAGGCGGGGAAAGGCCTGACTATCGTGGGCACCGTGGTTCCTGGCAACTTCCTGCAGAGCTACGGAGAGGCGCTGGCAGCAGAGCAG ACCCTGAAGCACCTGATGGACAAGGAGCGTGTGAAGGGCTTCTGCCAGTGCATCGTAGCACAGAAGGCACGTGAAGGCATCAGTCACATGATCCAGTCTAGCGGCCTGGGCGGGATGAAGCCCAACACCGTGGTGATGGGATGGCCTCACGCCTGGAGGCAGAGCGAGGACCCGCAGTCGTGGAAGACTTTTATCC ACACTGTACGTGTCACCACAGCCGCCCACCTGGCACTACTGGTGCCCAAAAACATCTCCCTGTTCCCCAGCAACAGCGAGCCATGCACAGACGGCTACATCGATGTGTGGTGGATCGTGCACGATGGCGGGATGCTGATGTTGCTGCCCTTTCTTCTGCGCCAGCACAAG GTGTGGCGCAAGTGTGGGATGCGGATCTTTACCGTGGCTCAGATGGAAGACAATTCCATCCAGATGAAGAAGGATCTAGCAACTTTCCTCTATCACCTACGCATTGAAGCGGAAGTGGAAGTTGTGGAGATG CATGACAGTGATATTAGTGCGTACACCTATGAGAGGACCCTCATGATGGAACAGAGATCCCAGATGCTCCGTCAGATGCGACTATCCAAATCGGACCGCGAGCGAGAG CGGGTTCGGTGGAGTTTTGATGAT GTGTATCTTTCCCCTAGGTATGGCGGAACTGGAGCCACCAAAGCCCGCACAGGAAACAGACAG GCTCAACTTGTCAAAGACCGGAACTCCATGTTGCGACTGACCAGTATTGGTTCGGATGAGGAAGATGACACAGATGCCGGTGAGCGGGACCGGGCGGTGACTGGCGACGGCTCCTCGGAGCGCCACCGCCGCGTTCAGATGACCTGGACCAAAGAGAAGACCTCACAGTACCGGGCCACACACTCGGGATGCTCCACGCCCGAGGGCTTCAGGGACATGCTCAGCATTCGGCC GGACCATTCCAATGTGAGGAGGATGCACACGGCTGTCAAGCTCAACGAGGTGATCGTAAACAAATCCCATGATGCCCGAGTTGTACTGCTCAACATGCCAGGACCGCCGAGGAACCCAGACGGAGATGAAAACT ACATGGAGTTCCTCGAAGTTCTAACTGAGGGTCTGGAGCGTGTCCTGCTGGTCCGAGGTGGAGGAAGTGAAGTCATCACCATCTACTCCTGA
- the LOC131125613 gene encoding solute carrier family 12 member 6-like isoform X6 — protein MASVRFTVTPTKAEDLPGLPDTSPEISSRSGTHVRFGSRESVSRSEPPSDASGGVTTAAGGGGTETPDHVNMEQGDGNSKIASVYINNSHGVDDDDFYDRNLALFEEEMDTRPKVSSLLSRLANYTNLTQGAKEHEEAESIGEKKKASKSAPPQSPQMGTFMGVYLPCLQNIFGVILFLRLTWVVGTAGVLQGLCIVFICCCCTLLTAISMSAIATNGVVPAGGSYFMISRSLGPEFGGAVGLCFYLGTTFAGAMYILGAIEILLMYIAPDAAIFAAKGLEGEGAAMLNNMRVYGSVCLLLMSLLVFVGVKYVNKLASVFLACVIVSIVSIYVGALVSAFKPPNFPVCMLGNRTMNGHDLVDNQCAKTVLLPDEREDVNVTLPIAEPNTTILLTFEPTLTPTSTVTEKTTYLWSRFCQSTELNATCDDYFSTNNFSRIKGIPGLASGIIADNLWSSYLSKGDVVEKSSLSSSRGAQSASTQQPYVFADITTSFTLLVGIFFPSVTGIMAGSNRSGDLKDAQRSIPIGTILAILTTSVVYLSSVLLFGACIEGVVLRDKFGDSVKGNLVVGTLAWPTPWVIVVGSFFSTCGAGLQSLTGAPRLLQAIAKDNIIPFLRVFGQGKANGEPTWALLLTALIAELGILIASLDLVAPILTMFFLMCYLFVNLACALQTLLRTPNWRPRFSYYHWSLSFLGMTICLALMFISSWYYAIIAMVIAGMIYKYIEYHGAEKEWGDGIRGLSLSAARYALLRLEEGPPHTKNWRPQLLVLLKLDEDAHVKSPRLLTFASQLKAGKGLTIVGTVVPGNFLQSYGEALAAEQTLKHLMDKERVKGFCQCIVAQKAREGISHMIQSSGLGGMKPNTVVMGWPHAWRQSEDPQSWKTFIHTVRVTTAAHLALLVPKNISLFPSNSEPCTDGYIDVWWIVHDGGMLMLLPFLLRQHKVWRKCGMRIFTVAQMEDNSIQMKKDLATFLYHLRIEAEVEVVEMHDSDISAYTYERTLMMEQRSQMLRQMRLSKSDREREAQLVKDRNSMLRLTSIGSDEEDDTDAGERDRAVTGDGSSERHRRVQMTWTKEKTSQYRATHSGCSTPEGFRDMLSIRPDHSNVRRMHTAVKLNEVIVNKSHDARVVLLNMPGPPRNPDGDENYMEFLEVLTEGLERVLLVRGGGSEVITIYS, from the exons GGGATGGAAATTCCAAAATCGCCAGTGTGTATATCAACAACAGCCATGGTGTGGATGATGACGACTTCTATGACCGGAACCTGGCCTTGTTTGAG gagGAGATGGACACCCGGCCAAAAGTCTCTTCTCTGCTCAGTAGGCTGGCCAACTACACCAACCTGACGCAGGGGGCCAAGGAACACGAGGAGGCTGAGAGCATTGGCGAGAAGAAGAAAGCCAGCAAG TCTGCCCCCCCGCAGTCGCCACAGATGGGCACCTTCATGGGCGTGTACCTGCCGTGCCTCCAGAACATCTTCGGCGTCATCTTGTTCCTGCGTCTGACCTGGGTGGTGGGGACTGCTGGTGTGCTGCAGGGCCTCTGCATTGTCTTCATCTGCTGTTGCTGC ACACTGCTGACCGCCATATCGATGAGCGCCATCGCAACTAACGGAGTGGTTCCAG CTGGTGGCTCCTACTTCATGATCAGCCGCTCTCTGGGTCCAGAGTTTGGGGGTGCGGTGGGCCTGTGTTTTTACCTGGGCACCACCTTTGCTGGAGCCATGTACATCCTCGGCGCCATTGAGATCCTACTG ATGTACATTGCTCCTGATGCGGCCATCTTTGCTGCCAAGGGGTTGGAGGGCGAGGGTGCCGCCATGCTGAATAACATGCGTGTCTATGGCTCCGTCTGCCTCCTCCTCATGTCCCTGCTGGTCTTTGTGGGTGTCAAGTACGTCAACAAGCTGGCCTCCGTCTTCTTGGCCTGCGTCATTGTCTCAATCGTCTCCATCTATGTCGGGGCACTCGTTTCCGCTTTCAAGCCGCCCAACTTCCC GGTGTGTATGCTCGGAAACAGAACCATGAACGGTCACGATCTTGTCGATAACCAGTGTGCCAAAACTGTCCTGCTGCCAGACGAGAGGGAGGATGTCAACGTTACACTTCCCATCG CAGAACCCAACACCACCATCCTCTTGACTTTTGAACCCACCCTGACCCCCACATCCACTGTCACGGAGAAGACAACATACTTGTGGAGCCGCTTCTGCCAGAGCACAGAGCTCAACGCCACCTGTGACGATTACTTTAGCACCAACAACTTCTCCAGGATCAAAGGCATTCCCGGCCTGGCCAGCGGAATCATCGCAG ACAACTTGTGGAGCTCTTATCTCAGCAAAGGAGATGTAGTAGAGAAAAGCTCCTTGAGCTCTTCACGCGGGGCGCAATCGGCATCCACCCAGCAGCCGTACGTCTTTGCTGACATCACCACCTCCTTCACACTGCTGGTGGGAATCTTCTTCCCGTCCGTCACCG GAATCATGGCTGGTTCCAACCGGTCTGGGGACCTCAAAGATGCCCAGCGTTCCATACCCATCGGGACCATCCTTGCCATCCTCACCACCTCCGTTGTTT ACTTGAGTAGTGTTCTTTTGTTTGGCGCCTGCATTGAAGGTGTGGTTCTTCGAGACAA GTTCGGCGACTCGGTCAAAGGGAATCTGGTGGTAGGCACCCTCGCTTGGCCCACCCCCTGGGTCATTGTTGTGGGCTCCTTCTTCTCTACATGTGGCGCGGGCCTCCAGTCCCTGACGGGTGCTCCGAGACTTCTGCAGGCGATCGCCAAGGACAACATTATCCCCTTCCTTCGG GTATTTGGTCAGGGCAAAGCTAACGGTGAGCCCACGTGGGCGCTGCTCCTGACAGCTCTAATCGCTGAGCTGGGCATCCTCATTGCATCTCTGGATCTGGTGGCTCCCATCCTGACCAT GTTCTTCCTGATGTGCTATCTGTTTGTCAACCTGGCCTGTGCTCTCCAGACCCTCCTGAGGACGCCCAACTGGAGGCCACGCTTCTCCTACTACCACTG GAGCTTGTCGTTTTTGGGGATGACAATCTGCCTGGCGCTAATGTTCATCTCCTCGTGGTACTACGCAATCATTGCTATGGTGATCGCAGGCATGATCTACAAGTACATTGAGTATCACGG AGCAGAGAAAGAGTGGGGGGATGGGATCCGTGGCCTCTCGCTCAGTGCCGCTCGTTACGCCCTGCTTAGGTTGGAAGAAGGACCGCCGCACACAAAGAACTGGAG GCCTCAGCTGCTGGTCTTACTCAAGCTGGACGAAGATGCACACGTCAAGTCTCCTCGTCTGCTGACCTTTGCCAGCCAGCTGAAGGCGGGGAAAGGCCTGACTATCGTGGGCACCGTGGTTCCTGGCAACTTCCTGCAGAGCTACGGAGAGGCGCTGGCAGCAGAGCAG ACCCTGAAGCACCTGATGGACAAGGAGCGTGTGAAGGGCTTCTGCCAGTGCATCGTAGCACAGAAGGCACGTGAAGGCATCAGTCACATGATCCAGTCTAGCGGCCTGGGCGGGATGAAGCCCAACACCGTGGTGATGGGATGGCCTCACGCCTGGAGGCAGAGCGAGGACCCGCAGTCGTGGAAGACTTTTATCC ACACTGTACGTGTCACCACAGCCGCCCACCTGGCACTACTGGTGCCCAAAAACATCTCCCTGTTCCCCAGCAACAGCGAGCCATGCACAGACGGCTACATCGATGTGTGGTGGATCGTGCACGATGGCGGGATGCTGATGTTGCTGCCCTTTCTTCTGCGCCAGCACAAG GTGTGGCGCAAGTGTGGGATGCGGATCTTTACCGTGGCTCAGATGGAAGACAATTCCATCCAGATGAAGAAGGATCTAGCAACTTTCCTCTATCACCTACGCATTGAAGCGGAAGTGGAAGTTGTGGAGATG CATGACAGTGATATTAGTGCGTACACCTATGAGAGGACCCTCATGATGGAACAGAGATCCCAGATGCTCCGTCAGATGCGACTATCCAAATCGGACCGCGAGCGAGAG GCTCAACTTGTCAAAGACCGGAACTCCATGTTGCGACTGACCAGTATTGGTTCGGATGAGGAAGATGACACAGATGCCGGTGAGCGGGACCGGGCGGTGACTGGCGACGGCTCCTCGGAGCGCCACCGCCGCGTTCAGATGACCTGGACCAAAGAGAAGACCTCACAGTACCGGGCCACACACTCGGGATGCTCCACGCCCGAGGGCTTCAGGGACATGCTCAGCATTCGGCC GGACCATTCCAATGTGAGGAGGATGCACACGGCTGTCAAGCTCAACGAGGTGATCGTAAACAAATCCCATGATGCCCGAGTTGTACTGCTCAACATGCCAGGACCGCCGAGGAACCCAGACGGAGATGAAAACT ACATGGAGTTCCTCGAAGTTCTAACTGAGGGTCTGGAGCGTGTCCTGCTGGTCCGAGGTGGAGGAAGTGAAGTCATCACCATCTACTCCTGA
- the LOC131125613 gene encoding solute carrier family 12 member 6-like isoform X7, with product MASVRFTVTPTKAEDLPGLPDTSPEISSRSGTHVRFGSRESVSRSEPPSDASGGVTTAAGGGGTETPDHVNMEQGDGNSKIASVYINNSHGVDDDDFYDRNLALFEEEMDTRPKVSSLLSRLANYTNLTQGAKEHEEAESIGEKKKASKSPQMGTFMGVYLPCLQNIFGVILFLRLTWVVGTAGVLQGLCIVFICCCCTLLTAISMSAIATNGVVPAGGSYFMISRSLGPEFGGAVGLCFYLGTTFAGAMYILGAIEILLMYIAPDAAIFAAKGLEGEGAAMLNNMRVYGSVCLLLMSLLVFVGVKYVNKLASVFLACVIVSIVSIYVGALVSAFKPPNFPVCMLGNRTMNGHDLVDNQCAKTVLLPDEREDVNVTLPIAEPNTTILLTFEPTLTPTSTVTEKTTYLWSRFCQSTELNATCDDYFSTNNFSRIKGIPGLASGIIADNLWSSYLSKGDVVEKSSLSSSRGAQSASTQQPYVFADITTSFTLLVGIFFPSVTGIMAGSNRSGDLKDAQRSIPIGTILAILTTSVVYLSSVLLFGACIEGVVLRDKFGDSVKGNLVVGTLAWPTPWVIVVGSFFSTCGAGLQSLTGAPRLLQAIAKDNIIPFLRVFGQGKANGEPTWALLLTALIAELGILIASLDLVAPILTMFFLMCYLFVNLACALQTLLRTPNWRPRFSYYHWSLSFLGMTICLALMFISSWYYAIIAMVIAGMIYKYIEYHGAEKEWGDGIRGLSLSAARYALLRLEEGPPHTKNWRPQLLVLLKLDEDAHVKSPRLLTFASQLKAGKGLTIVGTVVPGNFLQSYGEALAAEQTLKHLMDKERVKGFCQCIVAQKAREGISHMIQSSGLGGMKPNTVVMGWPHAWRQSEDPQSWKTFIHTVRVTTAAHLALLVPKNISLFPSNSEPCTDGYIDVWWIVHDGGMLMLLPFLLRQHKVWRKCGMRIFTVAQMEDNSIQMKKDLATFLYHLRIEAEVEVVEMHDSDISAYTYERTLMMEQRSQMLRQMRLSKSDREREAQLVKDRNSMLRLTSIGSDEEDDTDAGERDRAVTGDGSSERHRRVQMTWTKEKTSQYRATHSGCSTPEGFRDMLSIRPDHSNVRRMHTAVKLNEVIVNKSHDARVVLLNMPGPPRNPDGDENYMEFLEVLTEGLERVLLVRGGGSEVITIYS from the exons GGGATGGAAATTCCAAAATCGCCAGTGTGTATATCAACAACAGCCATGGTGTGGATGATGACGACTTCTATGACCGGAACCTGGCCTTGTTTGAG gagGAGATGGACACCCGGCCAAAAGTCTCTTCTCTGCTCAGTAGGCTGGCCAACTACACCAACCTGACGCAGGGGGCCAAGGAACACGAGGAGGCTGAGAGCATTGGCGAGAAGAAGAAAGCCAGCAAG TCGCCACAGATGGGCACCTTCATGGGCGTGTACCTGCCGTGCCTCCAGAACATCTTCGGCGTCATCTTGTTCCTGCGTCTGACCTGGGTGGTGGGGACTGCTGGTGTGCTGCAGGGCCTCTGCATTGTCTTCATCTGCTGTTGCTGC ACACTGCTGACCGCCATATCGATGAGCGCCATCGCAACTAACGGAGTGGTTCCAG CTGGTGGCTCCTACTTCATGATCAGCCGCTCTCTGGGTCCAGAGTTTGGGGGTGCGGTGGGCCTGTGTTTTTACCTGGGCACCACCTTTGCTGGAGCCATGTACATCCTCGGCGCCATTGAGATCCTACTG ATGTACATTGCTCCTGATGCGGCCATCTTTGCTGCCAAGGGGTTGGAGGGCGAGGGTGCCGCCATGCTGAATAACATGCGTGTCTATGGCTCCGTCTGCCTCCTCCTCATGTCCCTGCTGGTCTTTGTGGGTGTCAAGTACGTCAACAAGCTGGCCTCCGTCTTCTTGGCCTGCGTCATTGTCTCAATCGTCTCCATCTATGTCGGGGCACTCGTTTCCGCTTTCAAGCCGCCCAACTTCCC GGTGTGTATGCTCGGAAACAGAACCATGAACGGTCACGATCTTGTCGATAACCAGTGTGCCAAAACTGTCCTGCTGCCAGACGAGAGGGAGGATGTCAACGTTACACTTCCCATCG CAGAACCCAACACCACCATCCTCTTGACTTTTGAACCCACCCTGACCCCCACATCCACTGTCACGGAGAAGACAACATACTTGTGGAGCCGCTTCTGCCAGAGCACAGAGCTCAACGCCACCTGTGACGATTACTTTAGCACCAACAACTTCTCCAGGATCAAAGGCATTCCCGGCCTGGCCAGCGGAATCATCGCAG ACAACTTGTGGAGCTCTTATCTCAGCAAAGGAGATGTAGTAGAGAAAAGCTCCTTGAGCTCTTCACGCGGGGCGCAATCGGCATCCACCCAGCAGCCGTACGTCTTTGCTGACATCACCACCTCCTTCACACTGCTGGTGGGAATCTTCTTCCCGTCCGTCACCG GAATCATGGCTGGTTCCAACCGGTCTGGGGACCTCAAAGATGCCCAGCGTTCCATACCCATCGGGACCATCCTTGCCATCCTCACCACCTCCGTTGTTT ACTTGAGTAGTGTTCTTTTGTTTGGCGCCTGCATTGAAGGTGTGGTTCTTCGAGACAA GTTCGGCGACTCGGTCAAAGGGAATCTGGTGGTAGGCACCCTCGCTTGGCCCACCCCCTGGGTCATTGTTGTGGGCTCCTTCTTCTCTACATGTGGCGCGGGCCTCCAGTCCCTGACGGGTGCTCCGAGACTTCTGCAGGCGATCGCCAAGGACAACATTATCCCCTTCCTTCGG GTATTTGGTCAGGGCAAAGCTAACGGTGAGCCCACGTGGGCGCTGCTCCTGACAGCTCTAATCGCTGAGCTGGGCATCCTCATTGCATCTCTGGATCTGGTGGCTCCCATCCTGACCAT GTTCTTCCTGATGTGCTATCTGTTTGTCAACCTGGCCTGTGCTCTCCAGACCCTCCTGAGGACGCCCAACTGGAGGCCACGCTTCTCCTACTACCACTG GAGCTTGTCGTTTTTGGGGATGACAATCTGCCTGGCGCTAATGTTCATCTCCTCGTGGTACTACGCAATCATTGCTATGGTGATCGCAGGCATGATCTACAAGTACATTGAGTATCACGG AGCAGAGAAAGAGTGGGGGGATGGGATCCGTGGCCTCTCGCTCAGTGCCGCTCGTTACGCCCTGCTTAGGTTGGAAGAAGGACCGCCGCACACAAAGAACTGGAG GCCTCAGCTGCTGGTCTTACTCAAGCTGGACGAAGATGCACACGTCAAGTCTCCTCGTCTGCTGACCTTTGCCAGCCAGCTGAAGGCGGGGAAAGGCCTGACTATCGTGGGCACCGTGGTTCCTGGCAACTTCCTGCAGAGCTACGGAGAGGCGCTGGCAGCAGAGCAG ACCCTGAAGCACCTGATGGACAAGGAGCGTGTGAAGGGCTTCTGCCAGTGCATCGTAGCACAGAAGGCACGTGAAGGCATCAGTCACATGATCCAGTCTAGCGGCCTGGGCGGGATGAAGCCCAACACCGTGGTGATGGGATGGCCTCACGCCTGGAGGCAGAGCGAGGACCCGCAGTCGTGGAAGACTTTTATCC ACACTGTACGTGTCACCACAGCCGCCCACCTGGCACTACTGGTGCCCAAAAACATCTCCCTGTTCCCCAGCAACAGCGAGCCATGCACAGACGGCTACATCGATGTGTGGTGGATCGTGCACGATGGCGGGATGCTGATGTTGCTGCCCTTTCTTCTGCGCCAGCACAAG GTGTGGCGCAAGTGTGGGATGCGGATCTTTACCGTGGCTCAGATGGAAGACAATTCCATCCAGATGAAGAAGGATCTAGCAACTTTCCTCTATCACCTACGCATTGAAGCGGAAGTGGAAGTTGTGGAGATG CATGACAGTGATATTAGTGCGTACACCTATGAGAGGACCCTCATGATGGAACAGAGATCCCAGATGCTCCGTCAGATGCGACTATCCAAATCGGACCGCGAGCGAGAG GCTCAACTTGTCAAAGACCGGAACTCCATGTTGCGACTGACCAGTATTGGTTCGGATGAGGAAGATGACACAGATGCCGGTGAGCGGGACCGGGCGGTGACTGGCGACGGCTCCTCGGAGCGCCACCGCCGCGTTCAGATGACCTGGACCAAAGAGAAGACCTCACAGTACCGGGCCACACACTCGGGATGCTCCACGCCCGAGGGCTTCAGGGACATGCTCAGCATTCGGCC GGACCATTCCAATGTGAGGAGGATGCACACGGCTGTCAAGCTCAACGAGGTGATCGTAAACAAATCCCATGATGCCCGAGTTGTACTGCTCAACATGCCAGGACCGCCGAGGAACCCAGACGGAGATGAAAACT ACATGGAGTTCCTCGAAGTTCTAACTGAGGGTCTGGAGCGTGTCCTGCTGGTCCGAGGTGGAGGAAGTGAAGTCATCACCATCTACTCCTGA